TCACGGCGGAGTACGTCAAGGCTTTGGGAGATTCCAAGACGCGCCTGCTCGACACCCGCAAGACGACGCCCTGTCTGCGCGTTCTCGAAAAATACGCGTTCGCCTGCGGCGGCGGTTTCAACCACAGAATAGGGCTGTTCGACCGCGTAATGCTCAAAGACAACCACCTTGTCGCCGCCCGCGCCGTCACGGGCGACATGCTCGCGAACGCCGTAAGGCTTGCCAAAGACGAAAATCCCGACGTCGCGGTCGAAGTGGAGGTCGATTCGCTTTTGCAAATCCAGCCCGTTCTCGACGCCGACGCCGACGTAATCATGCTCGACAACTTCTCGTACGCCGATCTCAAAACCGCCGTCGATATGATTGGCGACAAGGCTTGGACGGAGGCTTCGGGGGGCGTCAAACTCGACAACATCGGCGCGATTGCCCGCATCGGGCCCGACTTCGTCTCGACCGCCGCGCCCGTGCATTCGGGTCGCTGGATTGACATCGGCTTGGACTCGTAGAATCTCCGCGCCTTAAACGCAAAAAACCGCGCGCCATGCGACGCGCGGTTTTTTTAT
The Opitutia bacterium KCR 482 genome window above contains:
- the nadC gene encoding carboxylating nicotinate-nucleotide diphosphorylase, yielding MKSEKFKSHLVRRLTWGDLDEKYLENLVRTARAEDIEGAGLKVKPARCADITTATITPRSEIRSFLVARREMIMCGINIIPIILKVYESTVDGETCAFTPFVSDGDRVEKGGQIGEISGSARIILQAERIMLNFIQRLSGVATVTAEYVKALGDSKTRLLDTRKTTPCLRVLEKYAFACGGGFNHRIGLFDRVMLKDNHLVAARAVTGDMLANAVRLAKDENPDVAVEVEVDSLLQIQPVLDADADVIMLDNFSYADLKTAVDMIGDKAWTEASGGVKLDNIGAIARIGPDFVSTAAPVHSGRWIDIGLDS